The genomic DNA AATAGACTCCCGTTATCCACCAACTAATTGGTGTTGTTGTAGCTTCTAATTTAGCCGTGAGTGTATTGTTTTTTGGTTTAGAATGGGACAGATAGTAGTAATCCTCATGCACTGCAAGCAAGATCCCTCCTCTTGTTGGTTGAGCTAGCAAATAAGTGTAGCTTCTTGCAAACTGTGACCCTAAAGTCTCCCTTACCACAAATTCATCTATAATTTCCACCTTTGTTTCTTGGAGGCACACAATAGTGCAACTGTGCTCCTCCACAAGATCCTTTACCACCTTTCTTCTTGCTCTTCCATTAAGTCCCCTCACATTCTAGTTTAGAATGATGCATTTCTGTTCATTCATTTGCattttggttccctttgctatCTATCAGTACCCTTATTTTGCCAAGAGGCCCTGAACCCTGTTCCCTGACAAATCCCCTTCCTTGACAGCCAACCAAGTAGCTTCCAACATCCCATACCAAGTAACCATGAAAAAGACAGCCCACACTGGGCTCTTCCTCCATCCACAACACCAACTCTACCCTGAACTTGTGAACACCTTTCCACACTGGACACCACAAACAACACATCCACAAACACCATGATAGAAAACACATGGAACTGAtacaacacacacacacccatCCCCACCCCCATTCTATGAATGCAGTGAAATTATTCGTTTGCCTCCAGCGTCACCGCGCTAAGAGGTCCTCCCTGTGTATCATTCAGACCAAATGCATCGCGAAAACCATCCACTGCACTGTCTTGGAGGGGGTTCACAAACTGACTCCTGAATCTGTGGTGATCTGCTTCATCAGCCATCTTCTTCGGATCAAGAATTCCATACTTCTTCATGAGCAACTGTGTGGCTTGTTCTTGCATAGACAGATCAGTCTTGGGCTTGTTGGCAATTCTTTTGCTCTTCCTCTTGGATTCTATTGCTCCTGGGATCAGTGAATAGGTACCCTCATTTTCTTTGCCAAGCCCCCTTCTACCGGTTTGTTTTTGTTGAGGTGTTGAGAGGCTACCCTATGCAGGCATTGTCTTCATTCAGTCCCCCTTGAACTCCATTTCTATATTGTTTAGTTGCTGATTCAACTGCTTTGTTATTTATCTCTTCTGCCTTCTCTTTGCCCTTGTACTGGCGGGGTGTCTTGTGTGGAATAGGTGGAATCACAGGTGGCGCCAGGATTCGTTTTGAAAACGGCTTTATGATAGGGATTTGCATTCCTAGTAACAGAGTGCCCATGTTAACTATAGCTTGTCCGACAATCGGAGGCTACTTAGCAGGAATCAACTCCAGAGCTCCTGCTTGAGTTAATGTCGGCTCATCATCTCTTCCTGTGAAGAGCACTTCATGGAGAACCAAATCACAGTCCATTAGCTGATGGTCCTGCACCTGGTCTTCTCCCATTTGTCCTCCCAATTTCTGTTGACTCTCACTGGTTTGAAATTGTTGCTTCTCTTGAACACGAAATGCGCGCGCACTACACAACAATCGAATTGGACGTGCAGATGTAGCTAACGAGGTCGCTTCACTTTGTAAAAGGTAGCGCCTAACCCCCTATGTGACACCACAAGAGACACCTATCCAGAGCTTTGGAACATTTCGATCGAGGGATGCTTAACGCTCCCACGGAGAAGCTCCACACTTCCAGGGGGATAGGATGCTTTCATATGTACTTTGTGTCCATTCCCTTGTAGAGCGATGCATCTATACCTTATCCTTTGTCCCTTTGTTATCATGTagtccctccgttccaaattgtaggtcgttttgacttttctaggttcatagatattattatgcacctagacatacactatgcctagatgcataataatatgtatgaacctaaaaaaagctaaaatgacctacaatttggaacggagggggtAGGGTTTCGTAGAAGACCATCGAAAATTACTACACGTGCACGTGGGGACAAAAAAAAACCTATTGGGTAGTATTTATTAGTTAATAACATTCAAAACTCTAGGGGGTCAAATATTTAGCGTGTGAGGATCCAAATATGGAAATCATGGTGCTTCAATGTCCAATATAAGACAGTGCCATGTTCAGTGCCACCGTTGTTGTTTCAACCATAACCCCCCAAGGGCATTGTCTGCTATGCCATGTTCACTATAAGATTTCTACGATTTTTGAGTTTTTTTGTACAAATGGCCAACGATTATTGGTGTTCTTTATTATTTTCTCAAATATAGACAAGGCTATTTTAGTCTAGATACGGCAGCCTCTGGATTATTTATCAACTGGCCGACGGTTTCCTTTTTTGTTGGGAAACTTCGGTTAGGGATTCTTGGTTGCTAATTTATTTCCCTCTTGGGAAATGTTCAAATTAAGGTAGAAAAATCCCCAGAAACTTAACTTCGTAGAATTTACATGGGTATACTTGTGACGACATGTGGTGACAACATGGGTATACTTGGGATCAATATAATGTGTGAGGCGGCCTAGATATCTCAAGCTCAAACCATTGGGCTTGGATATACCACGTTGGAAGCCTATTCAAAAGCTTAGGTAGATGACCAAATTAAAATTCCAAAAGTTACTACAACTCCACGTTgagaaaatgaaaaataaaaataacctTTTTAAGTCCAAAAGGTAGCTTTGGTTCCACTTCCACTAGCGTCCACTTGCTGTCCTTTATATTTTAGCAACGTGACTTCCATTACTTTTTCTAAGAACGTGCTGGGCATGCAATGTTCGGATTTCCATTACCATGTGCCGTTTTCAGTCATCACAGCCATAAACGACTCCGTGTCACTAGCTAAGACCAACCAGCAAATTAATAGCTAGTTCGAGGCATGACTTTGTTGAATTTGTTCAAAAGAGAGATGCAAGTGTagcatctactccctccgtcccaaattatatatCATTTTGACTTTTATTAGCTTCATGaactttattatgcacttagatataccacatatctaaatacataataatatctatgcatctagaaattataatttggaacggagggagcagctTGCTGCTATAGTAAAGAGCATCCGCTCTTTTCAAACTAACTAAAGTCCTCAACTGCGACGGTCAGTTGTGTGAATTTAACCGCCCAACATGATGCTGACGCCGTAATTTGTCTACCGAATTTCTCAACAGGGAGATAGTCAGCGAGTACTGCCGCGAGGTCCGGCGGCTCGGGCTCCGGCTTCTGGGCATGATCTCCCTCAGCCTCGGCCTGGAGGAGGACTACATCGAGAAGGCCCTcggcgagcaggagcagcacaTGGCCGTGAACTACTACCCGCAGTGCCCGGAACCCGACCTCACCTACGGCCTGCCCAAGCACACCGACCCCAACGCCCTCACCATCCTCCTCCAGGACCCCAACGTCGCCGGCCTCCAGGTCCTCAAGGACGGCGACCACTGGATCGCCGTCAACCCCCGGCCGAACGCTCTCGTCATCAACCTAGGCGACCAGCTGCAGGTAACACAACGCACGCGGTGGCGCATGCAGTTTTCCGAATCGATAGATGCTATGCGTTCTGATGCGATCGCTATACATGAACAATGATGCAGGCGCTGAGCAACGGCGCGTACAAGAGCGTGTGGCACCGCGCGGTGGTGAACGCGGCGCGAGAGCGCATGTCGGTGGCATCTTTCCTGTGCCCGTGCAACAGCGCGGTGATCAGCCCCGCGGCGGGGCTCGTCGGCGACGGGGACCCGCCCGTGTACCGGAGCTACACCTACGACGAGTACTACAAGAGGTTCTGGAGCAGGAACCTGGACCAGGAACACTGCCTGGAGCTCTTCAGAAGCGCCCAGCTCCAGTAACTATCTGGCGCATTTGAGGCTTTGCTTATAAAGTAGTACGTACGTTTGTTCGGTTTGTTTCATGGAACATTATCATTCATCGTACGCTGGCCAGCAGCCAATTCCGTGCCCGAATGTACCATTTCCTTGTGTGGTTTGCCCTAGCTTTTTCTTATACCTGCGGCTCTATATGTGTACCGTGTTATGCCATTATGCCATTATGTTTGGCGCCGCTATGCATGAcagcaaaaaggaaaacatgctTTGAGACTACGTAATCCCTCCGTCCAGCGAAGAGTGTTCATTTAGActtcaaaatttatcccacaAAGAGTATCCATATATCTCCTAGTAAACCTCATCTAATTAAAGCAACACTCACACCAGTAAAAAAAAGCATATGAAGAAGCGCGTAGAGCTAATCAAATAATCAATTGACGTTATTTCTCAGGTTCCAATGCACATGCATTTATTTaggataaaaaaaactaaacagaCAGCATGATTTTCAATCACAATTAATTAGTATTAGTTATTAGGGGCAACATAGACATTTCTCAACACTACTAACTTGTCTGAAATTTTCTATGCGAACACTTATTTTGGGATCGAGGGAGTACCTTGTTAATTATTCAGGGACCACTACTATCTTGTTTTTTCAATCAAAGACCACTATTTGCATACTACTACTACCACCTCTTGTTCAAATATATGAATATCTCAATTTATATAAGTGCATATTTTAGATTTGACTACCAATAGATAAAAATATGTAAATTGACAAGAAAAGGTTGACATTAGTAGATTTATCATGgaaaatattttcatattatATTCTTTTTTATCTTTGAAATGATAaatatttatagatattattgtaaaaGTGTCATTGTAAAACGTGTTGATGTCCTATGAATTTATATTAGGGATTAAAGGGGGCATCAAATTCTTTATGTCGTCTATGCATGCACTGCTCTTTGGAAAAGCAACGTCTTAGGTGACTAGCCAACCTTGTTACCTTGATAATCAAATTTTCAAAGTATATATATAGCAAAAGTGTAGAAAAATATTTGTTAATATTTTCTTGACATTGTTGAATAAATAGTTTTCCATATTAACAATTTTATGACTCCCCATATATTTataaaaagagaaggaatatTTCGATTACTGGCATCATTTCAAGGGCAAGAGGAGTATTTTGGTTTCGCACCACCAAAGTGAGGCAGAATCAATGAATTGATAGTAACTGGTTAGGTTTTGTTACGATGAAACCTCGTCCACCTAGATACGTAGTCATGTTTTTCTGGATCTATTTATCTCAAGAATAAATGGCGATATTCTCAGTTATAGGGAACATGTCTATCAGCGGACAACAGCGAGGTGTACGTCCATGGTGATTTCTTCGATATCAAAATCTGCTGATCCGGTCTTTGGAAGTGTTCATAGGAATAaggtgtgcgtgcgtgcgtgcgctcATAGGAGTGAGTGCGTGTGTGTGTATAGTATATGTGAATGTTTGTGGATGTGCATTGTGTTGTTTCgcataaaaaaatatggagGAATCAAACCTTACACGAGAATCTCTCAACCTAAACACCTTGTGATTTTTTTAGGGAGACGCTGCAACGAGCCTTGCGTCTCAATCGCAGCCATACAAAACTTGATCTGACATATTTCAGCTAACCCGCTCCAAAAAGGTCCCATACGTGTGTGCGTGGGACGTACTCGAGGGGAATCCGAGTCCAGTTATTGCAGATTACACATGGGAGACGGCCACGCCACAACCTTCTGCACGTTCTCTCTGCTCGTGGCCGGCGTTCACTGGATCGTTCAACCGGGTCTGAACCGGTCGAGGCAGCTGGCTGACTGGAGGCCCATGTTCCAGAACTCGTCGTAGTACTCCTGGTAGGTGAATGGCCGGTAGGCCAGCGGGTGGGCGTCGTCCACCAGCGCGCCCGCCGGCGCGATCACCGCGTCCGGGGACGGGCAGTAGAACGTCGGCACCGAGATCCGCTCGCTCTCGCTGTTGACGATCACGCGGTGGAGCACGCTCTTGTAGCGGTCGTTGCTCAGCGCCTGCAGCTGGTCGCCGATGTTGATGACCAGCGCGTTGGGCACGGGGTTCACGGCGACCCAGCGGCCGTCGCGCTGCACCTGCAGGCCGGAGACGCCGTCCTGGAGCAGCAGCGTGATGGCATTGGGGTCCTTGTGCCCCGGCAGCCCGTAGGTGAGCTCCGGCTGCGGGCACGGTGGGTAGTAGTTCACCGCCATGTGCTGCGCCTGCCTCCCCATGGCCGCCACCATGTGGCTCCGCTCCAGGCCCAGGCTCTCCGAGATCGCCTCCAGCAGCCGCAGCGCCAGCGCTCGCGCTTCCGTCGCGTAGGTGCCCACCACTTCCCTGTCAAGCAACAGCAACCACCATGACAACTTGTCAATTTGCCATACGATCTATTTTCTGAAACAGTTGTTCAATTGTTTTGTCTTTTTCATGTTATATCCCAGATACAAGCAGCCATTTGAAAAGGAAATAAAGATTGGTCAATGTCAAACAATTACTCAGTTGAAGTTTCAGTTTGACAAGTCCTTTTGAGAAAGAAAAAGTTTTACTTTGACAAATTATTGTCAGGTCTAGTTGCTTCGGCACCAATGGACCAAAGACCAGAGAAAATTCAGAAATtagtactactactactaatCAGGCACAAAGTCAGCTGCAGAAACAGAAGTAAAATTCAGACACGAATTAAGTGCCGTATGGTTTACCTGAATGAGGGCGGGTTCGACGGCCACTGTTCGATGAAGCTCTCGAGCGGGTAGCAATGCAGGCGCAGGAAGTCGCGCCAGTTGCTGACCTTCTCCGTGCGCACGTTGAAGCTCGTGGACAGCCGGATGGCCTTCTTGGGGTCGTCGGAGTAGCACTTGAGCCGCTCCGACTCCGGCATGTGGAAGAACTCCCGCGCCACGCGCAGCATCCCCTCCACGACTCCCGCCGGGATGCCGTGGTTCGTCACCTGTTCACATTAATGTCAGTCAGTCAGGCTACAGCTCAAGTTTGGTGTGATCACTGCTGATCACATCAGCAGCAGAACCGATCGTCCCGGCGCAGCAGCAGTGCGCGGCCGCGTACCATGAAAAAGCCGTCGGATCCGCAGGCCCTGCCGATGGCCTCCACCACCTCGCGGCGCTGCGGCCCGTTGAGCTTCTTGAGGTCGATGAGCGGGATCCCGGCGCCGGACTCGTTGTCGACGTTCGCGAGGTCCGGGCGGTCTCCGACAGGACGCACGTGGCTCAATGGGACTTGCCCAATCTGCGCCACGAGATCGCTGAGGAGAGGCTTGGCAATGGTTGGGGCCATGCTGTCGTAGCGTAGGTTTCCTGATTAATTAAGCAGCTGGGCTCGATGGCTGGACGCAGTCCTGCTAGTAATCTTACTAGTTGCTGTGTGGTTAACTTGTGCAATGGTGATGTGAAGCGGTGCTGGTGCCTTCAGCTTGGTCTGATACCCTGTTTCGGTTCGCACCTCATTTTATAGGTGGCAAGCAGGGAGATGGTGGTGGTCCGGCACCACGATGCGGTTTTGGCAATATTCTATGAGTACTAGATTGACTGAGCTACTCCCGAAGGCTTAATGGCGTATGCGTTGTCCGAATCCTGATTGAGGCGTGAACATTCGCTGTACTGCAGCCAAGGTCTAGTTGCTGCTCTCGCTCGCAAAAGCGAAAACGAGGGATCGATCGTCATTATCCAGGTCGACATGCCGCGTGGTTAATTCCGGCAGGCTGGAGAATCCGAGTTTCCCCGTCGGCTGCCGACCAGGattccgcggccgccgctgtTGTCCATCTAGAGCACGTCCCGTGCCTACCCATGCCACCTGAGCCGCCCGGGCGTGACGGGTGACGACGGCTCGCCGTCGTGCCGTGGACGTCAGCGGGTAGCCCAGTCTTCCTCTCCGGGGAGAGGATCAGTCCGACACGCCTGCAGAGCGGCGTCACCCGGCCTGACCGACGGGTCCGCCATCCGCCTTTATTCTTTTCTCTGCGGGTGCGGGACACCTGTGGCTGTACACGCTCCCATCGACGTGttgccatcgccgtcgccgctcgcgGAGCCACGGAGCTGCTGAGGCCGCGGCACCGACACGCGCCCGTTGCGGCGGTGCCCACCCCGCATGTGCCGCGGCGCATGGCGACACGCGCGGGCGCGGGTGCTCGCCGCTCACGCACGCCCGGCCAATCGCCAGCGGCCTTTACTTATGATGATCAGCGCCAATCATACGGTTGTTGGGAGCGCCGGCCGCCCCACAAAATATCGGCGCCACGCATCCCACGCAGCAGCCGCAAAATGCAGGTCGGCAGGGGGGGCCGTGCGTGCGATCCGGCCGTCCGGCGTTCCGCTGTTCAGGTACACGTACAGCAGCAGTGGGGGCGCCGGGCCGCGCGCGGCCTCACGATCACTCACTATTCGATCTTTCGCGCGCGCCCCCCGTGCAGGCAACGCAAGCGAGCGTGGCTGATGCCCAGAGGCCCCATCAAATCTGCCGGCGTGTGATGGAGGTTGCTCGCCCGACGATCGGCGGATCCAGTAGCTCGGCTCGGTGCGCCGCGGTTCGCCATCTCGGTGAGAGACGGGAGCTGATTAGTTCCGCGGATGATACTGGAGATGCTGATCTGCTGTCGTCAGGCCAGTGACGTCTCCCCTAATGACCTCATCAGTGACAAATACAGTACTCATTTCTTTTCCGACTCCTCCTTCCTGTGGTAGACCACCGATGCCTACATGGAGGCTAGTACATCAATAGACAGGacaccgccggtttgttcggcGCATACGCGAGCAGCCTCCCCTCCTCGTGCTTTATTCCAACACGAATTGCGGCGGCTTATTTTACAGCAGCGGCCGCCGGCCCGGCGCGGCGAAGCTTTGTTTGGAATGCTTGGTTCCGTCCAAAGCTTCTA from Setaria italica strain Yugu1 chromosome VII, Setaria_italica_v2.0, whole genome shotgun sequence includes the following:
- the LOC101764405 gene encoding protein DMR6-LIKE OXYGENASE 1, coding for MAPTIAKPLLSDLVAQIGQVPLSHVRPVGDRPDLANVDNESGAGIPLIDLKKLNGPQRREVVEAIGRACGSDGFFMVTNHGIPAGVVEGMLRVAREFFHMPESERLKCYSDDPKKAIRLSTSFNVRTEKVSNWRDFLRLHCYPLESFIEQWPSNPPSFREVVGTYATEARALALRLLEAISESLGLERSHMVAAMGRQAQHMAVNYYPPCPQPELTYGLPGHKDPNAITLLLQDGVSGLQVQRDGRWVAVNPVPNALVINIGDQLQALSNDRYKSVLHRVIVNSESERISVPTFYCPSPDAVIAPAGALVDDAHPLAYRPFTYQEYYDEFWNMGLQSASCLDRFRPG
- the LOC101763459 gene encoding flavanone 3-dioxygenase 2, which translates into the protein MGSQLLSIVERREVLPESYIRPESDRPRLAEVMTDSNVPLVDLSSPDKQRVIAEIGLACRTYGFFQVINHGIEKELLDKMMAVGLQFFRLPPEEKEKLYSDEPSKKIRLSTSFNVRKETVHNWRDYLRLHCHPLEEFLPEWPSNPESFKEIVSEYCREVRRLGLRLLGMISLSLGLEEDYIEKALGEQEQHMAVNYYPQCPEPDLTYGLPKHTDPNALTILLQDPNVAGLQVLKDGDHWIAVNPRPNALVINLGDQLQALSNGAYKSVWHRAVVNAARERMSVASFLCPCNSAVISPAAGLVGDGDPPVYRSYTYDEYYKRFWSRNLDQEHCLELFRSAQLQ